A single genomic interval of Spirosoma linguale DSM 74 harbors:
- a CDS encoding L-aspartate oxidase (TIGRFAM: L-aspartate oxidase~PFAM: fumarate reductase/succinate dehydrogenase flavoprotein domain protein~KEGG: sat:SYN_00424 fumarate reductase/succinate dehydrogenase flavoprotein domain-containing protein) yields the protein MPHQFDFLVIGSGIAGLSYATKLAMHFENRQQDVRIGVITKVQADETNTKYAQGGIAAVWSEDDSFEKHIEDTMVAGDFLSDRHIVEIVVNEGPGRIQELISYGTRFDKEHGGTDYDLAKEGGHSDYRILHFKDITGAEIERALLEKANSLKSIEIFTHFYAVELITRHQLGETVHRYDTDNKCFGAYVLNTQTGQVEVFLAKTTLLATGGIGNIYQNTTNPNIATGDGIAMAYRAKGIGKDMEFIQFHPTALYEPGKKPNFLISEAVRGFGGILRTRKGETFMENYDPRLSLAPRDIVARAIDSEMKKAGDPHVYLDVTHCDYEKFIEHFPNITAYCRDHLGLDLRKDYIPVVPAQHYLCGGIRVNEWGQTNIQFLYAVGECSCTGLHGANRLASNSLLEAVVFGHRAFEKTVELLGQAAIPDNIPDWNDAGTTHPEELVLVTEMKKELESIMSNYVGIVRSNRRLKRAMDRLELLYLEHEELYRQSKVSVPICELRNMIEVAYLVIKMAMARRENRGLHFNLDNEK from the coding sequence ATGCCCCATCAATTCGATTTCTTAGTTATTGGCTCCGGGATTGCGGGCCTGAGTTACGCCACCAAACTGGCCATGCACTTCGAAAACCGGCAGCAGGATGTCCGGATCGGCGTTATTACCAAAGTGCAGGCCGACGAAACCAACACCAAATACGCCCAGGGCGGCATTGCGGCTGTGTGGTCGGAAGATGATTCGTTCGAGAAACATATCGAAGACACGATGGTGGCGGGCGATTTCCTCAGCGACCGCCATATCGTTGAAATCGTCGTGAACGAAGGACCGGGACGCATTCAGGAATTGATCAGCTATGGCACCCGCTTCGATAAGGAACATGGCGGAACCGACTACGACCTTGCCAAAGAAGGTGGCCACTCCGACTACCGGATTCTGCACTTCAAAGACATTACCGGAGCCGAAATTGAGCGAGCCTTGCTCGAAAAGGCAAACTCGCTGAAGTCGATTGAAATCTTTACCCACTTCTACGCCGTTGAACTCATCACCCGCCACCAGCTCGGCGAAACTGTTCATCGGTACGATACTGATAATAAATGCTTCGGGGCCTATGTGCTAAATACCCAAACGGGGCAGGTCGAGGTATTTCTGGCAAAAACAACCCTGCTGGCTACCGGCGGCATCGGCAATATTTACCAGAATACAACCAACCCCAACATTGCCACCGGCGATGGAATTGCAATGGCCTACCGGGCCAAGGGCATTGGCAAGGATATGGAGTTTATCCAGTTCCACCCCACGGCGCTGTATGAACCGGGCAAAAAGCCCAATTTCCTGATTTCCGAAGCGGTACGCGGTTTTGGCGGCATCCTCCGCACCCGAAAAGGCGAAACGTTCATGGAGAACTACGACCCGCGCCTGTCCCTCGCCCCGCGCGATATTGTGGCCCGCGCCATCGACTCCGAAATGAAAAAAGCCGGTGACCCGCACGTGTACCTCGACGTGACCCACTGCGACTACGAGAAGTTTATCGAGCACTTCCCGAACATTACGGCCTATTGCCGCGACCATCTGGGACTCGACCTGCGGAAAGACTACATTCCGGTTGTTCCGGCACAACATTACCTGTGCGGGGGTATCCGGGTCAATGAATGGGGCCAAACCAATATTCAGTTCCTGTACGCCGTGGGCGAATGCTCCTGCACCGGGCTGCACGGCGCCAACCGTCTGGCTTCCAACTCCCTGCTCGAAGCCGTCGTTTTCGGCCATCGGGCGTTCGAAAAAACGGTCGAGTTACTCGGTCAGGCCGCTATTCCAGACAATATTCCCGACTGGAACGACGCCGGTACCACCCATCCTGAAGAACTGGTATTAGTGACCGAGATGAAGAAAGAACTGGAGTCGATCATGTCGAACTACGTGGGCATCGTGCGCTCCAATCGTCGTCTGAAACGGGCGATGGACCGACTCGAACTCCTCTATCTGGAACACGAAGAACTCTACCGCCAGTCGAAAGTGTCGGTGCCCATCTGCGAACTTCGGAACATGATCGAAGTGGCCTATCTGGTCATTAAAATGGCTATGGCCCGGCGCGAGAACCGGGGACTACATTTTAATCTGGATAATGAAAAGTAA
- a CDS encoding phosphoribulokinase/uridine kinase (PFAM: phosphoribulokinase/uridine kinase~KEGG: mxa:MXAN_4159 uridine kinase), translating into MTRKPFIVGITGGSASGKTSFLKGVLSAFTEDQICLISQDNYYLSRDMIPVDDQGIHNFDLPETINHHLYAEHISQLRNGETVTQKEYTFNNPNIIPKMLTFHPAPIIVVEGIFVFHFRELADQMDLKIFIDAKNSIKLERRVKRDAEERGYDLDDVMYRWKYHVKPTYRQFIKPYRAEADIVIPNNNHYQKGLNVVIEFLKTKV; encoded by the coding sequence ATGACCAGAAAACCGTTTATCGTTGGTATTACCGGCGGCAGTGCTTCGGGAAAAACGTCTTTTTTAAAGGGGGTTCTCAGTGCGTTCACAGAGGACCAGATCTGCCTGATTTCGCAGGATAATTATTACCTGAGCCGCGACATGATTCCGGTCGACGATCAGGGTATTCATAATTTCGATCTGCCCGAAACGATTAACCACCACCTGTACGCCGAGCACATCAGTCAGCTACGAAATGGTGAAACCGTCACGCAAAAGGAATACACGTTCAACAACCCGAACATCATTCCAAAGATGCTGACGTTCCATCCGGCCCCCATTATCGTGGTCGAAGGCATATTCGTATTCCACTTCCGCGAACTGGCCGACCAGATGGATCTGAAAATCTTCATCGACGCCAAAAACAGCATCAAACTCGAACGTCGGGTCAAACGCGACGCCGAAGAGCGCGGCTACGACCTCGACGATGTGATGTATCGCTGGAAGTACCACGTAAAGCCCACCTATCGGCAGTTTATCAAGCCCTACCGCGCCGAAGCCGACATCGTCATTCCAAATAACAACCATTACCAGAAAGGGCTGAATGTAGTTATCGAGTTTTTGAAAACGAAGGTGTGA
- a CDS encoding signal transduction histidine kinase, LytS (PFAM: histidine kinase internal region~KEGG: bpt:Bpet0261 putative transmembrane sensor histidine kinase transcription regulator protein), with the protein MELTLKEVTQQPNAPTQQQWLTPRRLLLWEKWGIWIVIAIGIIILLYTDFGDFVRGFKDGFEDAGRKDAATLIGAIIGGLFGLLVIIGLLSGIAYVYYVLFHRHVFKKNQTAYTILYIVCLLLLWNFISDGLTSLFANFDLAKKREAKAYNEMFASTLTSLLLIYMVVYGFIVDFRKSRKLQVALIQQRTQAELDALKAQVNPHFLFNSLNNIYGTAILEDSPRTAESIQQLSGIVRYVMEESRLQTTDIQRELRFLDDFVELQRLRLPNKDNIDIRVNIDWDEKPARIVPLLLNPLIENAFKYGISMQYPCFVHVRLRVQDGTLHLTTENSVLTRTDLEKGTGLGLANVRQRLMLAYPDRHTLTVSDNNDTFLVELTIHL; encoded by the coding sequence ATGGAACTTACGCTAAAGGAAGTGACGCAACAACCGAATGCCCCCACCCAACAACAGTGGCTTACCCCCCGCCGACTACTTCTTTGGGAAAAATGGGGAATATGGATTGTTATCGCCATTGGCATCATAATCCTTTTATACACTGATTTTGGGGATTTTGTACGCGGATTCAAGGATGGCTTTGAGGATGCCGGTCGGAAAGATGCAGCTACCCTGATCGGGGCGATTATTGGCGGGCTATTTGGTCTTTTAGTGATTATTGGGTTGCTGTCGGGTATTGCCTATGTCTACTATGTGCTGTTTCACCGGCACGTATTCAAGAAGAATCAGACAGCTTATACCATCCTGTACATTGTTTGTTTGCTGCTGCTCTGGAATTTTATTAGTGATGGATTGACCAGCTTGTTTGCGAATTTCGATCTGGCTAAGAAGCGGGAAGCAAAAGCCTACAATGAGATGTTTGCGTCGACCCTAACATCCTTGCTGCTCATTTACATGGTCGTTTACGGGTTTATTGTCGACTTTCGGAAAAGCCGGAAGCTACAGGTCGCCCTTATTCAGCAGCGCACTCAGGCCGAACTCGATGCGCTGAAAGCCCAGGTAAACCCGCATTTTCTGTTCAATTCGCTCAATAACATTTACGGCACGGCGATTCTGGAAGATAGCCCCCGAACTGCCGAGAGCATTCAGCAGCTATCGGGTATTGTGCGCTACGTGATGGAAGAGTCGCGGCTGCAAACGACCGATATTCAGCGGGAACTCCGTTTTCTTGATGATTTCGTCGAGTTACAGCGGCTCCGGCTCCCGAATAAGGATAACATCGACATCCGGGTAAACATCGACTGGGACGAGAAACCCGCCCGAATTGTGCCCCTGCTGCTAAATCCACTCATCGAAAATGCGTTTAAATACGGCATCAGTATGCAGTATCCCTGTTTTGTCCACGTCCGATTGCGCGTGCAGGACGGAACCTTACACCTCACCACCGAAAATAGCGTTCTGACCCGCACGGATCTCGAAAAAGGAACGGGGTTGGGGCTGGCTAATGTTCGTCAGCGGCTTATGTTGGCCTATCCGGATCGGCACACGCTAACGGTTTCTGACAATAACGATACTTTTTTGGTAGAATTGACTATACACCTTTAA
- a CDS encoding oxidoreductase FAD/NAD(P)-binding domain protein (PFAM: oxidoreductase FAD/NAD(P)-binding domain protein; ferredoxin; Oxidoreductase FAD-binding domain protein~KEGG: sde:Sde_2886 putative phenylacetic acid degradation NADH oxidoreductase), whose translation MTDDFLTLRIVRIQQETTDTKSYFLESIDGRPVPHRAGQFLTLILIHNGHEVRRSYSLSSAANEPLRLTIKRVENGEISRYLLDTLRVGDELKSLHPAGRFTVDQNPPGDLVLLGAGSGITPLFSIIKEVLWTEPSRRITLLYSSPHERNIIFRTELDDLQRQHPTRFRLIYLLSNPSDDWTGLRGRLNNVMLERLLPDLVGTSDPQMLRFYICGPGDYMRTVQFTIIFSGFRSDQIRREDFVIKPVVLTPPPALARDRTVLLRIRRREGESREVEIQVPAYKSILQAALDEGIHLPYSCRGGRCSTCIARCTSGSVHMTINDVLTERDLSEGWVLTCTGYPESDGVVIEV comes from the coding sequence ATGACCGACGATTTTCTCACCCTCCGTATTGTTCGTATTCAACAAGAGACAACCGACACCAAAAGCTACTTCCTGGAGTCGATAGATGGGCGGCCCGTTCCGCACCGCGCCGGGCAGTTTCTGACGTTGATACTGATCCATAATGGGCACGAGGTCCGTCGGTCGTATTCGTTGAGTTCAGCTGCGAATGAGCCGCTTCGGCTGACGATCAAACGGGTGGAAAACGGCGAAATATCCCGGTATCTGCTCGATACGCTGCGCGTTGGCGATGAACTCAAAAGTCTGCACCCCGCAGGGCGGTTTACGGTTGATCAGAACCCACCGGGTGATTTGGTGCTTCTGGGCGCGGGGAGTGGTATAACGCCCTTGTTCTCGATTATAAAGGAGGTTTTGTGGACGGAACCGAGCCGCCGAATAACGTTGCTGTACAGCAGTCCCCACGAACGGAATATCATTTTTCGTACGGAACTGGACGATTTACAGCGACAACACCCCACTCGTTTTCGGTTGATTTATCTGCTCAGCAACCCATCCGACGACTGGACCGGCCTACGCGGGCGGCTGAACAATGTCATGCTCGAACGATTGCTGCCTGATCTGGTCGGCACATCAGATCCGCAAATGCTTCGGTTCTACATTTGTGGGCCGGGTGATTACATGCGGACGGTGCAGTTTACGATCATCTTCAGCGGGTTTCGATCCGACCAGATTCGACGGGAAGATTTCGTGATTAAACCCGTTGTGTTGACGCCCCCGCCCGCTCTGGCGCGGGATCGAACGGTGCTGTTGCGTATCCGGCGACGGGAGGGCGAGTCGCGCGAGGTAGAGATTCAGGTGCCAGCCTACAAGTCCATTCTACAGGCGGCTTTGGATGAGGGAATTCACTTGCCTTACAGTTGCCGGGGCGGGCGCTGTTCCACCTGCATAGCCCGCTGCACCTCGGGCAGCGTTCACATGACTATCAACGATGTGTTGACCGAGCGTGATCTAAGCGAAGGCTGGGTACTCACCTGTACGGGCTACCCCGAAAGTGATGGCGTGGTGATTGAGGTATAA
- a CDS encoding ATP synthase F1, beta subunit (KEGG: pla:Plav_1465 F0F1 ATP synthase subunit beta~TIGRFAM: ATP synthase F1, beta subunit~PFAM: H+transporting two-sector ATPase alpha/beta subunit central region; H+transporting two-sector ATPase alpha/beta subunit domain protein~SMART: AAA ATPase), producing MITATAVNTGKITQIIGPVVDVSFEGEGSRIPAILDALKVTKANGQQVILEVQQHLGEDRVRTIAMDSTDGLYRGIEVVDLGHQITMPTGEGIRGRLFNVVGEAIDGIPQPTTTGVGLPIHRSAPKFEDLATSTEVLFTGIKVIDLLEPYAKGGKIGLFGGAGVGKTVLIQELINNIAKAYAGLSVFAGVGERTREGNDLLREMIEAGIIRYGDAFKHSMEEGGWDLTKVDLQEMTNSQATFVFGQMNEPPGARARVALSGLTIAEHFRDGDGEGEGRDILFFVDNIFRFTQAGSEVSALLGRMPSAVGYQPTLATEMGVMQERITSTKRGSITSVQAVYVPADDLTDPAPATTFAHLDATTVLSRKISELGIYPAVDPLDSTSRILSAEILGDEHYNTAQRVKEILQRYKELQDIIAILGLEELSEEDKLIVSRARRVQRFLSQPFFVAEQFTGLKGVLVPIEDTIKGFNEIIDGKYDHLPEAAFNLVGTIEDAVAKGERLLKESGQ from the coding sequence ATGATTACGGCAACGGCAGTCAATACGGGTAAGATTACGCAAATAATCGGGCCGGTCGTGGACGTGAGTTTCGAGGGCGAAGGCTCGCGAATTCCCGCCATCCTGGACGCCCTCAAAGTAACTAAAGCCAACGGACAACAGGTAATCCTGGAAGTTCAGCAACACCTGGGCGAAGATCGTGTGCGGACTATCGCGATGGACTCGACGGACGGTCTATACCGTGGTATAGAAGTTGTTGACTTAGGGCATCAAATCACGATGCCAACGGGTGAAGGCATCCGTGGTCGGCTTTTTAACGTTGTTGGCGAAGCCATTGACGGTATTCCACAACCAACCACAACCGGTGTTGGCCTGCCCATTCACCGTTCGGCACCTAAGTTCGAAGACCTGGCTACATCGACCGAAGTACTGTTTACCGGTATTAAAGTTATTGACCTCCTGGAGCCTTACGCCAAAGGCGGTAAAATTGGTCTCTTCGGTGGTGCTGGTGTTGGTAAAACCGTATTGATTCAGGAATTGATCAACAACATCGCTAAAGCCTATGCGGGTCTGTCCGTATTTGCCGGTGTTGGTGAGCGTACCCGTGAAGGAAATGACCTGCTGCGTGAAATGATCGAAGCCGGCATTATCCGTTACGGCGATGCCTTTAAACATTCAATGGAAGAAGGTGGCTGGGATCTGACGAAAGTCGATCTTCAGGAAATGACAAATAGCCAGGCTACCTTCGTTTTCGGTCAGATGAACGAGCCACCGGGAGCACGTGCCCGCGTAGCCCTGTCGGGTCTGACCATTGCCGAGCACTTCCGCGATGGCGACGGTGAAGGCGAAGGCCGTGACATCCTGTTCTTCGTTGACAACATTTTCCGGTTCACCCAGGCGGGTTCGGAGGTATCGGCTCTGCTGGGTCGTATGCCGTCGGCCGTGGGTTACCAGCCTACGCTGGCTACCGAAATGGGTGTCATGCAGGAGCGGATCACGTCGACCAAGCGGGGTTCTATCACTTCGGTACAGGCCGTTTACGTACCTGCCGATGACTTGACTGACCCGGCTCCGGCTACAACCTTTGCTCACTTGGATGCTACGACGGTATTGAGCCGTAAAATCTCCGAGTTAGGTATCTACCCTGCCGTAGACCCACTCGACTCTACGTCGCGGATTCTGTCGGCTGAGATTCTTGGTGACGAACACTACAACACGGCTCAGCGCGTGAAAGAGATTCTGCAACGCTACAAAGAATTGCAGGATATCATCGCCATTCTGGGTCTGGAAGAATTATCGGAAGAAGACAAACTGATCGTTAGCCGCGCCCGTCGCGTACAGCGCTTCCTGTCGCAGCCGTTCTTCGTGGCTGAGCAGTTCACCGGTCTGAAAGGTGTACTTGTTCCGATCGAAGATACCATCAAAGGCTTCAACGAAATCATCGACGGTAAGTATGACCACTTGCCTGAAGCAGCTTTCAACCTGGTTGGAACCATCGAAGATGCCGTTGCCAAAGGTGAGCGTCTGCTGAAAGAGTCTGGCCAGTAA
- a CDS encoding Abortive infection protein (PFAM: Abortive infection protein~KEGG: rso:RSc3402 hypothetical protein): MTNSDTLPSEEHIQPILPSENAYPTLTEIWILVGVFILAQVPAALPMIGLKAAADAFELPFLDTIGQTLAYALGMMLTIWYAFRKRGSRALSFASVPVSAYLVSAVGLIAMGVLAEPIVSAIPMPDAMQEMIKKMFNKNMVVSAVIAAPVLEEILFRGIILDGFLKNYRPAKAIIWSGVIFGLIHLIPAQALNAAFIGIALGWLYYRTRSLTLCMFLHFVNNGLSSLSLLTDEALDMSQNQTREWIGSDLMYGTLLIGCLLTCLASYRHLNRILPTAQIN; encoded by the coding sequence ATGACAAATAGTGATACCCTTCCATCCGAAGAACATATTCAACCGATCCTCCCTTCTGAAAACGCTTATCCAACCCTTACAGAAATTTGGATATTGGTGGGTGTATTTATTCTGGCGCAGGTACCCGCTGCGTTGCCCATGATTGGCCTTAAAGCAGCCGCCGATGCGTTTGAACTGCCCTTTCTGGATACCATCGGGCAAACATTGGCTTATGCCCTCGGCATGATGCTCACCATCTGGTACGCGTTCCGTAAGCGAGGCAGCCGTGCGTTATCATTTGCGTCGGTTCCCGTTTCGGCCTATCTGGTTTCGGCGGTCGGGTTAATTGCGATGGGCGTGCTGGCCGAGCCTATTGTGAGTGCTATTCCCATGCCCGATGCCATGCAAGAGATGATTAAAAAAATGTTCAACAAGAACATGGTTGTATCGGCAGTAATTGCCGCGCCAGTCTTAGAGGAGATTTTGTTCCGGGGTATTATCCTGGATGGTTTTCTGAAAAACTACCGTCCTGCCAAAGCTATTATCTGGTCGGGGGTGATTTTTGGCCTTATTCACCTCATTCCTGCTCAGGCGCTGAACGCGGCTTTCATAGGTATTGCGCTCGGCTGGTTGTATTATCGTACCCGTTCGCTTACACTCTGTATGTTTTTACATTTTGTGAACAATGGCCTCAGTTCGCTCTCGCTGCTAACTGATGAAGCACTGGACATGAGCCAAAACCAGACCCGCGAGTGGATTGGCAGCGATCTGATGTATGGCACTTTGCTGATTGGTTGTTTGCTGACGTGCCTGGCTAGCTATAGACACCTGAACCGGATTTTACCAACTGCACAGATTAATTAG
- a CDS encoding two component transcriptional regulator, LytTR family (PFAM: LytTr DNA-binding region; response regulator receiver~SMART: response regulator receiver~KEGG: hypothetical protein) — protein sequence MPPTLRCIAIDDEPIALDIIKAHAGKVPFLDLKRTFVNAFEALTFLKTETVDLIFLDINMPDLTGLDFAQVVGNKSLVVFTTAYPEYALQGFELSALDYLLKPIAFGRFMQAANKAYERLSGDSKKSPFVFVKDGYDWVRINLDELQYVESEGNYLTFQETGKKALTRMTITEAIDLLPADQFMRVHKSYIVALDRIEKIERHQLTIGKAQIPLAGSYRDELLERVK from the coding sequence ATGCCGCCTACTCTCCGTTGCATCGCCATTGACGACGAACCGATTGCGCTCGATATTATCAAAGCGCACGCGGGTAAAGTGCCGTTTCTGGACCTGAAACGAACGTTCGTGAACGCCTTCGAAGCCCTTACTTTCCTGAAAACAGAAACGGTTGACCTGATTTTTCTGGACATCAATATGCCCGACCTTACAGGGCTTGACTTCGCCCAGGTGGTTGGCAACAAATCGTTGGTGGTGTTTACGACGGCCTATCCCGAGTATGCCTTGCAGGGTTTTGAATTAAGTGCACTGGATTACCTGCTGAAGCCCATTGCGTTCGGGCGGTTTATGCAGGCGGCCAACAAAGCCTACGAACGTCTGTCGGGCGATTCAAAAAAGTCACCCTTCGTTTTTGTGAAAGACGGCTACGACTGGGTACGAATCAATCTGGACGAGTTACAGTATGTCGAATCGGAAGGTAATTACCTGACGTTTCAGGAAACGGGCAAAAAAGCCCTCACCCGCATGACCATCACCGAAGCCATCGACCTGCTCCCCGCCGACCAATTCATGCGTGTTCACAAATCTTACATCGTGGCCCTCGACCGCATCGAGAAAATAGAGCGGCATCAGCTCACCATCGGTAAAGCACAGATTCCCCTGGCTGGCTCGTACCGCGATGAGTTGCTGGAGCGGGTGAAGTAA
- a CDS encoding H+transporting two-sector ATPase delta/epsilon subunit (PFAM: H+transporting two-sector ATPase delta/epsilon subunit~KEGG: ccs:CCNA_03558 ATP synthase subunit epsilon) — MTLDIITPDRKVFSGEATAVTFPGSEGQFQVLNNHAPLVSTLDKGQVVVQTASGQQTFTVDGGVVEVLQNRVLVLAEAIVA, encoded by the coding sequence ATGACATTAGATATCATTACTCCCGATCGTAAAGTCTTCTCCGGCGAAGCTACGGCTGTTACATTTCCGGGCAGCGAAGGTCAGTTTCAGGTTCTGAATAACCACGCTCCGCTGGTGAGCACGCTGGACAAAGGTCAGGTTGTTGTGCAGACGGCCTCAGGTCAGCAAACCTTTACCGTCGACGGTGGTGTAGTCGAAGTACTTCAGAATAGAGTACTCGTACTTGCCGAAGCCATAGTTGCCTAG
- a CDS encoding conserved hypothetical protein (KEGG: tdn:Suden_1721 hypothetical protein) — MSYKVAFTSDALRDAKRLRKKYPSFKSDLANLIESLQEDPQQGEPLGRDCYKIRLAISSKNKGKRGGARAISCVKIVDETVYLIALYDKSETETIAEGDLTDRLLNIP; from the coding sequence ATGAGCTATAAGGTAGCTTTCACTTCTGATGCGTTGCGCGACGCTAAGCGCCTACGGAAAAAATATCCGTCCTTCAAAAGCGACTTGGCCAATCTAATTGAATCCTTGCAGGAAGACCCGCAACAAGGAGAACCATTGGGTAGAGACTGCTATAAAATTCGGTTAGCAATATCCAGTAAAAACAAGGGCAAACGTGGCGGAGCCAGAGCGATATCGTGTGTTAAAATAGTTGATGAAACGGTGTACCTGATTGCGCTCTACGACAAAAGTGAAACAGAGACTATTGCAGAAGGCGACTTAACAGACCGCCTTTTGAACATCCCATAA
- a CDS encoding quinolinate synthetase complex, A subunit (TIGRFAM: quinolinate synthetase complex, A subunit~PFAM: Quinolinate synthetase A~KEGG: mxa:MXAN_2603 quinolinate synthetase): MEALLEEVQRVGYVNKPVAEDIDLVAEINRLKKEKNAVILAHYYVDGAIQDIADYIGDSLGLSQQAAATPADMIVFCGVHFMGETAKILSPEKKVVIPDLNAGCSLADSAPADKFAAFKAQYPDHIVLSYINCSAEIKALSDIIVTSSNALKIVESLPKDQKIIFAPDANLGRFVSKKTGRDMVLWDGACIVHIDISLEKLHKLRVDYPEAKFIAHPECQEHILSEADFVGSTTALLKYVVDSPEQTFIVGTEAGILHKMREAVPHKKIIPAPASQNNTCACSECPYMKMNTMEKLYNAMLYEQPEIIVPEDVRVKAYESVARMLELSK; this comes from the coding sequence ATGGAAGCACTCCTGGAAGAAGTTCAGCGCGTCGGGTATGTAAATAAACCCGTTGCCGAAGACATAGATTTAGTCGCCGAAATTAACCGGCTCAAGAAAGAAAAGAATGCCGTTATCCTGGCCCACTATTATGTGGATGGTGCCATTCAGGATATTGCCGATTACATTGGCGACAGTCTCGGCCTCTCGCAGCAGGCAGCCGCCACCCCCGCCGATATGATCGTCTTCTGTGGTGTTCATTTTATGGGCGAAACGGCCAAGATTCTATCGCCCGAGAAAAAAGTCGTCATCCCCGACCTCAACGCGGGTTGCTCCCTCGCCGACTCTGCTCCCGCCGATAAGTTCGCGGCTTTCAAGGCGCAGTATCCCGATCACATTGTGCTGTCGTACATCAACTGCTCAGCCGAAATCAAGGCGCTGTCCGACATTATTGTCACGTCCTCTAACGCGCTAAAAATTGTCGAAAGCCTGCCGAAAGATCAGAAGATCATCTTTGCACCCGATGCCAACCTTGGCCGTTTTGTATCGAAGAAAACCGGCCGCGACATGGTGTTGTGGGATGGTGCCTGTATCGTTCATATCGATATTTCGCTGGAAAAACTGCACAAGCTCCGGGTCGATTATCCCGAAGCGAAGTTCATTGCCCACCCCGAGTGTCAGGAGCATATCCTGAGCGAAGCCGATTTTGTCGGCTCAACGACGGCCTTGCTGAAATACGTGGTCGACAGTCCGGAGCAGACATTCATTGTGGGTACCGAAGCGGGGATTCTGCATAAAATGCGGGAGGCAGTACCGCACAAGAAGATCATTCCGGCCCCAGCCAGCCAGAACAACACCTGCGCGTGCTCGGAGTGTCCGTACATGAAGATGAACACGATGGAGAAGTTGTATAACGCCATGCTCTACGAACAGCCGGAGATCATTGTGCCGGAAGATGTTCGGGTAAAAGCCTATGAGTCGGTGGCGCGTATGCTGGAGTTGAGCAAGTAA